The Gemmatimonadaceae bacterium DNA segment TGTACACCCACATCCCTTTCGCCTACGACCTCGGCCCCCTCCAGCTGACCGGCTTCGGCATCGCGATGCTGCTGGCCTTCGTCATCGGGCAGATGGTGGCGAGCGAGAACCTCGAGGCCCGCGGCCACGATGCGGAGATTATGGGAGACGTCACCATCGCGGCGGTGGTGGGCGGCTTGCTCGGGGCCAAGCTCTACTACGCCGTCCTCGTCGGGGACCTCGGCGCCGTGTTCAGCCGCGCGGGCTTCGTGTTCTGGGGCGGACTCATCGGCGGCATCGCGGCCACGGCCGGCGTGATCCTCTACAAGAAGGCGAGCTTCGCGCAGATCTCCGACGCGGCGGCGCCGGGGCTGGCGGCGGCGTACAGCGTGGGCCGCTCGGGCTGCTGGGCCGTGGGCGACGACTACGGCACGCCGTGGAACGGCCCGCTGTCGGTGGCCTTCCCCGAGGGCGCGCCGCCGAGCACCGTGGCGAACCTCGTGCAGCAGTTCGGTGCGGCCGACTACGCGCAGCTGCCGCCGGACCAGGTGCTGGCGGTACATCCGACGCAGCTCTACGAGACGGCGATGGGCCTCGTGATGTTCTTCATCCTGTGGCGGATGCGCAATCACGCGCGGGCGGCGGGCTGGCTCTTCGGCGCCTACTGCGTGCTGGCGGGACTGGAGCGCTTCATCGTCGAGTTCTTCCGCGCCAAAGACGACCGCTTCTTCGGGATGCTGACGATGGCGCAGGTGATCGCGATCGGTTTCGTGCTGCTGGGTACGGCGTGGATGGCGATGCGCGCGAGGACCGGCCCCGGACGCCCGGGCGTGCGCGCCGCCTGATCAGCGCTCGAGGATGACCACCGCGCCGGCGGTGTCATCCGTGTGACTGAGCGTGAGGTGCACGCGCTGGACGCCGAGCTCGGCGGCACGCGCCGCCGCACGGCCGGTGAACTTGAGCACCGGTGGTCCTTCGCTGCCGCGCTGCACCTCGGCTTCCTTCCACCCGATCAGCTTGGCGTCGTCGGAGCCGGTGAGCGCCTTGAACACCGCCTCCTTGGCGGCGAGGCGCGCGGCGAGGTGCATCGCCGGGCGCGGACGCGAGAGCGAGTACTCCTGCTCGTGCGTCGTGAACAGGCGGTTGAGCGCCCGCTGCTCCTTGCGCGCGAGCATTCCCTCGACGCGCGCGATGGCGACGATGTCGAACCCGATGCCGACGATCACGAGGACCTCCGCAGCACGCGCCGCCAGAATCCGCCCTGTCGGCCACGGGAGTCGGCGAGCACGGGCAGGGCGCGCTCCCACCAGGCATCGGCGGCGCGGAAGACCCCCTGCACGGCCGTGACCCACTGCGCCCAAGCCGCGGCGCGCTGATCGGCCTTCGCGAGCTTGAGGCGTTCGGCCTCGGACTTGAGTTCCGCCAGCGACGTCCACACCGGCGCGGCCAGCAGTTCGAGCTCCGCACCCAGCGCACGGCGGTCGGGCAGCGACTTGCCGTGCCGCCGTTCGGCCAGCGAGGCGATGGCGCCCCGCCAGGCCCGCTCCAGCTTGCCCGCCTCGAAGGCCGCGACCTGCTGCTCCACCGAGCTCGCGCGATGCGCCGCGCGGCGCGCCTCGAGCAAGGGCGCGAAGATCACGTCGTGATCCGAACCCGGCGCCGAGGGCACGGCGAGCGCGCGCAGGGAGCGCGTGAACTCCGGCAGGGTGAACTCAGGCGTCATTCGGGGAGTACCGGTACTCGCCGTCGAGTTCTCGATCGCAGAGCGCGGCGCGTTGGCCCGTGCGCGATTCATACGCGAGCACGAAGTCCGGCAGGCGCTGGGCCGTGAAGCGTTCGCGCGGCAAGCCGAGGGCGACGATGGCCTGTTCGATGGCGGCGGTTTCGCCCTCGACCTCGATGAGCACGTCCATACGGGGATATCGCTCAAAGCGCACCGTCGCGCCAGCGTAGCTGAACTGCGCGATATGGCGATCGATCTCGCGGGTGATCACGTAGCCCAACGCCTCGAGGATCTGCGCAAGCGCCACCGGATCGCCGGCATTGACGGTGTACTCATCGCGGACCTTGAAGCCCTCGGCGTAGCCGGTGGGACCCTTGAAGTCGAGCGAGGTGACGACGCTTGCCCCGCGGTACACGCGCAGGCGCAGCACGTGGTCGCGCAGCGCCAGCGCCCGGTCTGGCGTGTCGTAGCGGCGGTCTTCGAGTCGGCCTTCGTAGCTGAGCGTGGCGCCGGCCGCCTCGAGCCCGGCGCGCGCGGCGGCGGCCTCGGACTCGGTGTAGGCGATGCCCTTGAGCTCGACCTCACGCATCGAGGATGGCCTCCATCACGCGCGCGGTGTCGCCGAGGTCGTCGAAGACGGCGGACGGCGACTCGGCGGCCAGTTCCTCGCGCGGCACGCCGCCGGTGGCCACACCGATCGCCCGCGCGCCGACGCCCTTGCCGCAGGTCATATCGTGCACCGTGTCGCCGATGATGACGAGGCGATTGCCGGGCACCTCGCGGCCGAGCAATTCGCTGGCGCGACGCTGCGCGATGGGCGGCAGCATCGGACGGTCTTCGTGGTCGCTGCCGAAGGCCCCGACGCGGAAACGCGCGGGGTCGAACCGTACGGCGCGGAGCTTGAGGTCGGCTCCCTCGACGATGTTGCCGGTGAGCAGGCCGAGCACGAGCTCGTCGTGGGCCTCGACGGCGTCGAGCAGTGCGCCGACGCCGCGCAGTGCGCGTGCCGGATGCTCGTCTCCGGCGAGCTCGCTGCGCAGGCAGGTCAGATAGCGGGCGAGCACCTGCGGCATCCGGGCGTCGATGGTGGCGTCGTCGAAGCCTTCGAGGCGCATCGTCTCGCGGACGATGAGTCGGTCCGTCTTGCCGCCGTAACGGTGGCTGCGCGGCCCACGCGTGCCGAAGATCTCGTGCAAGGCGCGCTCCATCGAGCGGCGTCCGGCGCCGTCGCTGAGCAGGAGCGTACCGTCGATGTCAAAGAGGACGATCTTCATCGGCGCGCGAGATAGAGGCCAGAAAGCACCGCACCCGCGCCCGCCGCCTGGAACATCGTCGGCACTTCGCCGAGGATCGCCCACGCCACCAACACCGCCACCAGCGGCTGTAGGTTGGCGAACATTGCCGTGCGCGTGGGGCCGATGGCGCGCACGCCGTGGTACCACACGAGGTAGGCGACGACCATCGCGAGGATGCCGGCGTAGGCCACGGCCGCCCAGGACAGCGGCGTCACCGCGGCCCACTCGGTGCGCAGCAGCGCCGGCGAGGCGAACAGGGCCAGCGGCACGACGCCACCGATCAGCGTCCACGCCGCCACCTGCGCCGGCTCCACGTGTTGCGCCAGCGGCACGAGGCCGGTGGTGTAGAAGGCCCAGACCACCACGGCGCCGAGGATGAGCAGGTCGCCGAGCAGGTGACTGGTGCCGTCCGACTGCACGCTGCCGCCCACGACGAGCATCACGCCGGCGATCGAGAGCACGATGCCGACGACGGCGCGCAGCGGCAGCCGCTCCTGCCCGAAGGAGCGCGCGACGATGGCCACCGCGGCCGGGCTGGCCGCGACGACGAGCGCGGCGGTGCCGGCGCGCGTCAGCGAGAGCCCCTGCAGGAACAGCATCTGATACACGAAGTGCCCCAGCACGCCAAGGGCCAGCAGGCGGTTGCGGTCCGCCACCGAGGGGCGAAGGCCCGGCCGACCGTAGGCGATGGCGAAGAGGATGACGCAGGCGATGCTCATCCGCAGCGCGTTGAACACGACCGGCGCCATCACCTGCGTGCCGTACTTCATCACGCTGAAATTCACGCCCCAGATCACCGCCATCACGACGAGACTGAGTTCGGTGGCGCGCGAGGCGCGCGTGAGGGCGGTCATATCAGGGAGAAATCTAGCGCAGTGTCCCAGACGAACCCGGATGCGCCGCCGAAGGTGCCGCGCTAGCTTCCCGCGATGCACGTCTCCTTCGCGCTTTTCGCCGATTCGGCCAACATCTCCCAGGAAGGCAAGCTGAACATCCTCGGGGTGTTCGACGCCCTGCAGGTGGCCAGCCTTCCGGCCGTCCATCCCCGCGCCACGATGGTCGTGCGCCTCAAAGCGCTGCCCGACGACGTCGGCAGGCACACGCTGGGCTTCCACTGGCTGAGCCCCGAGGGCGACGAGATGTGGTCCTCGTCCGGGCAACTGGACGTGGGCTCGCCGCCGCCGGGCGCCACTGAGCTGGATGTGCCGGTGATCGCGGCCATCGACCTGCCGATCCAAGTCTCGGGTACGCACGTGATGCGCATCGTGCTCGACGGCGACGTCTGCGCCGAGCTGCTGTTGCACGTGCGGGCGGGCGCGCCGGTGATGCCCACCGGCGGGCTGGTCAGCTAGCCGGCGAGTCCAGGAATGCCGTCGCGCGAGTGGGCCAGGCGCACGGCCCGTTCGATGGCGGCTTCGAGGGCCTGACGGGCGAGTCGTTCGCCGAGGTCCTGTGGTGCGGCAGGGCCATCCATCGGCGCCAACGCGAAGACGATGTCCCCATCGGCGTGCGTGCCGGCCGGCGTGATGCGATGCAGCAGGCCCGCACCGGCGGCCTGCGCGATGGCCTTGAGCTCGGCCCGCGAATACGCAGCGTCGAGCGCGACGACGCCGAGCGTGGTGTTGGTGCCGGCCACGAATCCGCCGGGCTTGGCGCCGCCAGCGAGGGCGCGGGCCGTGTCCACGAAGCTGCCGTCCTCGAGCCGCGCGCCGGCGATGATCGCGCCATTGGCATCGCGCACGTCACCGAAGGCATTGACCACGGCGATGGCCACCGCCGCCCGCCCCGCTTCTTCGGCCACGGCGATGCCGAGGCCGCCCTTCATCGCGCCGTCGCGCCCGCGGAACTTGCCCACCGTGGCGCCGGTGCCGGCGCCCACGTCGCCCTCGGCGATGCCGGACGACGACGCCCGCTCGCAGGCGTCGTAGGCCATCTGCGGCGTGGGCCGCGTGTCGAAGCGCCCCAGCGGCTGGAGGTCGAAGATCACCGCGCTGGGCACGATGGGCACGACGCCGCCGCTCACGGGGAAGCCGCGGCCGCGCTCTTCCATCCAGCGCATCACGCCGGCGGCGGCGTCGAGGCCGTACGCCGAGCCGCCGGTGAGCAGGATGGCGTCCACGCGCTCCACGAGATGTCCGGGTTCGAGCAGGGCCAGCTCTCGCGAGCCGGTGGCGCGACCGATGACGACGCCAGCGGCGCGGTGCGGCGCATCGAGGCCGCGGACGACGGTGCAGCCAGTAGCGGCCTCGCGGTCGGTGGCGTGGCCGACGGCCAGGCCGAATCGGGCGAGCGAGACGCCGTCGCTCACGCCGACCTCAGGTGTCCGAACCGTCGTCGTCGGACGCGTCCTCAGCCGCCTGGCAGGACGCACAGAGCGTCACGCCGCGCAGGACGCAGATCTGGCAGATGAACGTCCCGCAGTTCTCGCAGGGGTAGCCTTCGCTGGCCCGCTCTTCCTTGCCGCAGGCCCGGCAGACCATCACGTCGCGCTCGGACATCGGGGCCTCCTACTTGGGACGGTCGGCGAGTTCGTACTCACGGATCTTCTTGATCAGCGTCGCCCGCGAGATGCCTAGCTCCTTGGCCGCGTGAGTGCGGTTGTGCTGGTGGGCGCGCAGCGTGCGATCAATGTGCGCCCGTTCGACTTCCGAAAGCGAGCGCGGTTCGTGATGCGCGACCTCGGCACCGGTGGCGCTGGCCACCTCGCGCGGGAGGTGGATGACGTCCACCGCCGGCAGGCCGCGGGCCATCAGCATCGCGCGCTCGAGCACGTTGCGCAGCTCGCGGATGTTCCCCGGCCAGTGGTAGCGCAGGATGGCGTCGAGGGCCTCGTCGGTGAGCGCGGTGGGCGCGCCCGGCAGCGAGGGCGTGAGGGAATCCTGGACGGCGGCCACTAGCTCGAGCAGGTCCTCACGACCCCGCTGGCGCAGCGGCGGGAGCTGGATCGGCATCACCGCGAGGCGGTAGTAGAGATCCTCGCGAAAGCGCCCCGTGGCGACGGCGCCCTGCAGATCCACCGACGAGCCGGCGATGACGCGCACGTTGGGCGTGATCTCCTCGCGGCCGCCGACGCGGCGGAAGCCCTTCCCCTCGAGCACGCGCACCAGCTTGGGCTGCAGCGTCGGCTCGAGATCGGCAATTTCGTCGAGGAAGATCGTGCCACCGTCAGCGATCTCGAAGGCGCCCGGCTTAGTGACGCCGTGCTCGCTCCCCGCTTCCACGCCGAAGAGCTCGCTGTCCAGCGACTCCGGGCGCAGCGTGGCGCAGTTGATCTCCACGAACGGTTTGGTCGCACGCGGGCTCTGTGCGTGCAGCAGCTCGGCCACGCTCCCTTTGCCCGCCCCGCTCTCGCCGAGAATCAGCGCCGTCGTGCGGTCGCTGGCGGCAAGCAGTTGGATCTGGGCCTGCAACTCGCGCATCTGCGGCGAGGAGCCGAAGACCAGGCCTTTGTCGGCGCCGCGCTTCTCGCTGAGCCAGCGGCTGAGCCGGCGCAACTGCGCCTTCTCCAGCGCCCGCTCGGCGGCGGCCTTGAGGTGCGAGAGGTCCACCGGCTTCGTCAGGAAGTTCTCGGCGCCCTTGTGGAGCGCGTCCACCGCCATCGGCACGTCGCCGTAGGCCGTGACCATCACCACCACCGGGTTGTGCTCGCGGATGGCCGCGAGGACGTCGAAGCCGGTCATATCCGGCAGGCGCACGTCGAGCAGCACGAGGTCCGGCCGCAGCCGCTCGTAGGCCGCGATGCCGTCCGCGCCGGTGTAGGCCTCGGCCACGGTATGCTGGCCATCGTGCCGGAAGAACATCGCGAACGCCGTCGCGATGGCCACTTCGTCGTCGATGATCAGGATACTGGCCATTTACTCGGTCGCAGGGAGAGTCGGTGGTGCCACGACTGGAAGAACGATATCGAACTGGGCGCCGTGCCCGAGCTCCGACTGCACACGCAGGGAGCCACCGTGCTCCCGAGTGATTCCGTCGGCAATGGAGAGGCCTAGGCCAGTCCCGCTGCCACGCGGCCTCGTCGTGTAGAACGGGTTGAAGATGTGCGGCAGATGCTCCGGCGCAATCCCCGGGCCCGTGTCGGCGATTTCCACCACGATGTTATCACCTTCGCTGCGGGTCCGCACCTTGATCCGCCGCTCGCCCTGGTGCCGCGCCACCGCCTGCTCGGCGTTGCCGAGCACGTTGATGAACACCTGCTGGAGCTGGAAGGGGTCGGCCCAGGTCGTCGGCAGGCTGCGGTCCAGCGAGATGTCGAGGGCGATCTCCTGCACGGCCAGCGGATAGCGCCGCAGTTCGAGGGTGTCCTCGAGCACGCGGTTCACATCCGTCGCCATCCGGTCGGCGGTGTTCTGGTGCGAGAAGGTCTGCAGCTTGACCACCACGCGGGCGGCGCGGCGGGCCTCGTTGGCCACGCGGTCCAGCACCTCGGCATCGGCGCCGGGAAGGGTCTTCAGCTTCGCCACCTGCGCGAGAATCTCCTGCAGCGGTGCGGAGATTTCGTTCGTCACGCCGCTCATCAGCTCACCGAGCGCGGCCAGCTTGTCCTGCCGTACCAGCGAGTCCTGCATCCGGCGCTCGTCGGTGACGTCGCGGGCGACGGCAAGCACGCCGGTGACCTGCCCCTCCTCGATGATGGGCGTCGCGAGCACCGTAGCCACGCGCTGCGCGCCGTCAGGGCGCGTGAAGTTCACCTCGCGGCGTTGCCGCTCGCCGCCGAGCGTGGCAGCGAAGACGCGCCAGAGCTCGGCGCGCTCGGCCGGGCGCAGCAGCTCGACGAAGTGCGTGCCGATCAGTGCCGCGCGTGGCCGCCCGCTGACCTTCTCCAAGGCCCGGTTCACCGAGGTGAAGTGGCCGTGTTCGTCCATCGTCGCGATCGCATCCTCGGCGGAGTCCACGAGCCGAGCCCAGCGCGCCTCGAGGCGCTCGATGGCCACGCTGCGGGCGCGCTCCTCGGTGATGTCGCGGACCACACCAAGAATGCCGCTGACGACGCCGTGCATCAGCACCGGGCTATTGGCGACACTGATCAAGCGCCGCGAGCCGTCCTTGCGCACGAGGTGGCACTCGTAGCGCTGGCGCTTGCCCCCGAGCACGGCGCGGAAGTGGCCGGCCACCGCCTGCTGGTCCTCCGGCGCGATGAGCGGAATCGCGCTGCGGCCGAGCAGTTCGCCCCGCGCATAGCCGGTGAGCTCGAGCGTGGCGGGGTTGATTGACGTAAACAGCCCGCGCCGGTCCACCATCCAGATGGCGTCGGCGGCGACCTCGGCGAGGTCGCGGAAGCGCGTATTCGCCGCGGCGACTTCGTCGCGGGCACGGGCCTCGTCAGTGAAGTCGGTGAACGACGCCACGAGGCCGCTCACGATGCCGTGCTCACGCACCGGGCTCAGCCCCACGTTCACGCGACGGCGATCGCCATCGGACCGCGTGATGCTCAGTTGCGCGCGCACGGCATCGCCGGCCAGCGCGCGCTGCACATAGCCCCGCATCAACTCCTGCTCCTCGGAGGCCACCAGTTCGTGTAGCCGCGCGCCGCGCAGCGACTTGCGCGTGCTGAAGAGCAGCGTTGAGGCGTCGTTGGCGTACTCCACCACGCCGCCGACCGAGGTTACGAGGATGGCGTCGGTGGCCGATTGCAGGACCAGCCGGTGGTGCTCAGCGAGCGCCAGCAGCCGCTCACGCTCGCGCCAGAGCTCCTCGAGCACCGCCGCCTGCGGGGGCGGCAGCTCAGCGAGGAGCGCGCGGAGCCGGGGCTCCAGCGAGGCGTCGGGCGCGAGCCCGGCGAGCGAAGGGTCCTGCATCAACGGTCCAGCGTGGGGGTGGGGACCGAGGGAACGTATGACCCGTTCGCAGACGGGGCAAACGACCCGCCAGGGGCCAGAAAGTGCCCTGCCCCCGGTACCACGGCTGCATCGAGTATCGGCGCCGTCAGCAACTCCCCGTCAGCCTGTACCGGCACGCCGGCCGGCGCCGTGAGGCGCACCTGGCGGGCCCGCACGAAGAGCATCCGGGGATCGGCCCGGAAGTCGCGTCGGGCCATCCTCCAGGCCAGCGTTAGGCCATCGCGAAGCCCAGCCGCCGAGAGCACGCAGACATCGAGCCAGCCGTCGTCCGGCGCTACGCCAGGGCCCAGCCCAAAACGCCCGTCCATCACCGCACCCACATTGGCGATCATCGCCAAGGCCGCCTCCCGCTCGTAGACCTGCCCGTCGGCCTCGACCCGCACGGCGAACGACTGCACGCTCGGCAGGGCCTTCGCGGCGCTCCACACGTAGGCCGCCACGCCGAAGCGCCGCTTGGCGCGCGGATCGGCTCCGGCGATCATCGCCGCATCGAGCCCGAAGCCCGCCGTCAGCGAGAAGTAGCGACCGTCGTGCAGGCGCC contains these protein-coding regions:
- a CDS encoding CYTH domain-containing protein, with protein sequence MREVELKGIAYTESEAAAARAGLEAAGATLSYEGRLEDRRYDTPDRALALRDHVLRLRVYRGASVVTSLDFKGPTGYAEGFKVRDEYTVNAGDPVALAQILEALGYVITREIDRHIAQFSYAGATVRFERYPRMDVLIEVEGETAAIEQAIVALGLPRERFTAQRLPDFVLAYESRTGQRAALCDRELDGEYRYSPNDA
- a CDS encoding DMT family transporter encodes the protein MTALTRASRATELSLVVMAVIWGVNFSVMKYGTQVMAPVVFNALRMSIACVILFAIAYGRPGLRPSVADRNRLLALGVLGHFVYQMLFLQGLSLTRAGTAALVVAASPAAVAIVARSFGQERLPLRAVVGIVLSIAGVMLVVGGSVQSDGTSHLLGDLLILGAVVVWAFYTTGLVPLAQHVEPAQVAAWTLIGGVVPLALFASPALLRTEWAAVTPLSWAAVAYAGILAMVVAYLVWYHGVRAIGPTRTAMFANLQPLVAVLVAWAILGEVPTMFQAAGAGAVLSGLYLARR
- the acpS gene encoding holo-ACP synthase, with product MIVGIGFDIVAIARVEGMLARKEQRALNRLFTTHEQEYSLSRPRPAMHLAARLAAKEAVFKALTGSDDAKLIGWKEAEVQRGSEGPPVLKFTGRAAARAAELGVQRVHLTLSHTDDTAGAVVILER
- a CDS encoding P1 family peptidase, which gives rise to MSDGVSLARFGLAVGHATDREAATGCTVVRGLDAPHRAAGVVIGRATGSRELALLEPGHLVERVDAILLTGGSAYGLDAAAGVMRWMEERGRGFPVSGGVVPIVPSAVIFDLQPLGRFDTRPTPQMAYDACERASSSGIAEGDVGAGTGATVGKFRGRDGAMKGGLGIAVAEEAGRAAVAIAVVNAFGDVRDANGAIIAGARLEDGSFVDTARALAGGAKPGGFVAGTNTTLGVVALDAAYSRAELKAIAQAAGAGLLHRITPAGTHADGDIVFALAPMDGPAAPQDLGERLARQALEAAIERAVRLAHSRDGIPGLAG
- a CDS encoding sigma-54-dependent Fis family transcriptional regulator; translated protein: MASILIIDDEVAIATAFAMFFRHDGQHTVAEAYTGADGIAAYERLRPDLVLLDVRLPDMTGFDVLAAIREHNPVVVMVTAYGDVPMAVDALHKGAENFLTKPVDLSHLKAAAERALEKAQLRRLSRWLSEKRGADKGLVFGSSPQMRELQAQIQLLAASDRTTALILGESGAGKGSVAELLHAQSPRATKPFVEINCATLRPESLDSELFGVEAGSEHGVTKPGAFEIADGGTIFLDEIADLEPTLQPKLVRVLEGKGFRRVGGREEITPNVRVIAGSSVDLQGAVATGRFREDLYYRLAVMPIQLPPLRQRGREDLLELVAAVQDSLTPSLPGAPTALTDEALDAILRYHWPGNIRELRNVLERAMLMARGLPAVDVIHLPREVASATGAEVAHHEPRSLSEVERAHIDRTLRAHQHNRTHAAKELGISRATLIKKIREYELADRPK
- a CDS encoding PAS domain S-box protein; translated protein: MQDPSLAGLAPDASLEPRLRALLAELPPPQAAVLEELWRERERLLALAEHHRLVLQSATDAILVTSVGGVVEYANDASTLLFSTRKSLRGARLHELVASEEQELMRGYVQRALAGDAVRAQLSITRSDGDRRRVNVGLSPVREHGIVSGLVASFTDFTDEARARDEVAAANTRFRDLAEVAADAIWMVDRRGLFTSINPATLELTGYARGELLGRSAIPLIAPEDQQAVAGHFRAVLGGKRQRYECHLVRKDGSRRLISVANSPVLMHGVVSGILGVVRDITEERARSVAIERLEARWARLVDSAEDAIATMDEHGHFTSVNRALEKVSGRPRAALIGTHFVELLRPAERAELWRVFAATLGGERQRREVNFTRPDGAQRVATVLATPIIEEGQVTGVLAVARDVTDERRMQDSLVRQDKLAALGELMSGVTNEISAPLQEILAQVAKLKTLPGADAEVLDRVANEARRAARVVVKLQTFSHQNTADRMATDVNRVLEDTLELRRYPLAVQEIALDISLDRSLPTTWADPFQLQQVFINVLGNAEQAVARHQGERRIKVRTRSEGDNIVVEIADTGPGIAPEHLPHIFNPFYTTRPRGSGTGLGLSIADGITREHGGSLRVQSELGHGAQFDIVLPVVAPPTLPATE
- a CDS encoding diacylglycerol kinase family lipid kinase; the protein is MRRALLIVNPAARGGRSAEAEALMAFASVGIEPDLRRTTAPGDAARIAAAEAGEEPVFVLGGDGTVMEVVGALVGRGTAVGILPGGTGNQLARHFGIPLQVGRAVRRLVGAGTTPLDLGRLHDGRYFSLTAGFGLDAAMIAGADPRAKRRFGVAAYVWSAAKALPSVQSFAVRVEADGQVYEREAALAMIANVGAVMDGRFGLGPGVAPDDGWLDVCVLSAAGLRDGLTLAWRMARRDFRADPRMLFVRARQVRLTAPAGVPVQADGELLTAPILDAAVVPGAGHFLAPGGSFAPSANGSYVPSVPTPTLDR
- a CDS encoding prolipoprotein diacylglyceryl transferase; amino-acid sequence: MYTHIPFAYDLGPLQLTGFGIAMLLAFVIGQMVASENLEARGHDAEIMGDVTIAAVVGGLLGAKLYYAVLVGDLGAVFSRAGFVFWGGLIGGIAATAGVILYKKASFAQISDAAAPGLAAAYSVGRSGCWAVGDDYGTPWNGPLSVAFPEGAPPSTVANLVQQFGAADYAQLPPDQVLAVHPTQLYETAMGLVMFFILWRMRNHARAAGWLFGAYCVLAGLERFIVEFFRAKDDRFFGMLTMAQVIAIGFVLLGTAWMAMRARTGPGRPGVRAA
- a CDS encoding HAD hydrolase-like protein, with the protein product MKIVLFDIDGTLLLSDGAGRRSMERALHEIFGTRGPRSHRYGGKTDRLIVRETMRLEGFDDATIDARMPQVLARYLTCLRSELAGDEHPARALRGVGALLDAVEAHDELVLGLLTGNIVEGADLKLRAVRFDPARFRVGAFGSDHEDRPMLPPIAQRRASELLGREVPGNRLVIIGDTVHDMTCGKGVGARAIGVATGGVPREELAAESPSAVFDDLGDTARVMEAILDA